CTCAAGCATATTAAGACATGGCTGATACCATCTTTTGATGAAATTCGGGAATATGCTTACATATTGCCATTTTCCTATTCCATCATTAAACCATAAAGCGGTTTGTATCTTATACCTAACCATGTAAAGGCAGCTGTCTTCATCAATATTGGCGAATTGGTTAATAAATTAGACAGGATTACATAACAGCTTACCCGGAAATTCCATGGTTTAAAATAAAGGGCTTAAGGAATCGTATAGTTCACAATTATGAAGGTGCGTTGCGTATTCCGGCTTATCTGGGTTCTTATGCTATTTTTGTTAGTTGGAAACTAATGCATTTTTGTGTATTTTAGCAATATCGCAAATTAAAAAGCAGTTTTATGGATTGAATAACCATTTTACTATCTATACACCACTAAATTTAAATATCTTCGGTTATTCTATCGGCTGCAATCTTATAGACAGCTTCATCGTCCCGGACTGAAATAACAATGATTTTCATTATATTTTTTTCACGAACCAAGCCATAGACCACCCTTAGACCAAGTGAACGCAGTTTGATCTTAAAGTATCCTGTTAAATTATTATTGCTCTTATTTCCCAATGGTTTTCCAAGGCCACCTTCTGATTGCGGCAAAGGATTTGCAGACACTTTCCTGATTGCCTTTAAAACTTGTATCTGCTGTGAATGGTCAAGAGCTTCCAAATCCTTTTGAGCCTCAGTCTTATACTCAATTATCCAGTTCATCAGTCTATTTCAACCTCACTGGCCTCTAAATCTTCCTCGCTGATGCCAAGTTTCTCCATTACTGCTTTTTCTGAAATGAAATCATTGCTTACAGCATTTTTCATTCGCTTTTCCGCTTCAATATATAACGCGTAATTTTCGAGTTGTTCTATCATTTCCTCGTATTTTTCAGGAGCAATAAGGATGCAGACAGGTTTATTGTTTTTTATGACAATTTTATGTCCGCTTTGTTTTACCTCATCAAATATTTTATTTGCTTCTCCCTTATTGAACCTTGAAATTGGGATAATAGAATTTATGATGTCACTAATAACTATCCTATTCAGCATGGTGCTTTCCTCCAAATTTTATAATCTGTAATATTATTATATATTACATCGATAAAATTATCAATATTTTTATAGATAATATCAGCAATTCCCCAACAAAAAATAAATAAAAATCAAAAAAATTGAAAGGAGCATCTCACCATGCAAGTAAAAAAGAATGAACAAAAACTTCCCTCTTGGCTGTTTGATTATGACGTTTCATGCCGAGCTACTATATCCATTATGGATATCAATGCCGCACTGAACTGTCACGCCAACTGCGACCGGGGCGATGTCTGAAAGGAAGACTGGAACACAAATAATGAAGCATTAGAAAATGGAGACAGGCTGCTTTCTGTCAACCATGACTCAAAAGGTACAAAATTCCGGATTATCACCGAATGGTACCGGAGTGTGACTATCATACTGCTTTCCAATGTAAACCAGCATAGCTTTGAAATCTGCAAAGGCTGGAACCAGCTTCCAAAAATTAAGGAGCTGCGT
This region of Bacillota bacterium genomic DNA includes:
- a CDS encoding type II toxin-antitoxin system RelE/ParE family toxin — its product is MNWIIEYKTEAQKDLEALDHSQQIQVLKAIRKVSANPLPQSEGGLGKPLGNKSNNNLTGYFKIKLRSLGLRVVYGLVREKNIMKIIVISVRDDEAVYKIAADRITEDI
- a CDS encoding type II toxin-antitoxin system Phd/YefM family antitoxin: MLNRIVISDIINSIIPISRFNKGEANKIFDEVKQSGHKIVIKNNKPVCILIAPEKYEEMIEQLENYALYIEAEKRMKNAVSNDFISEKAVMEKLGISEEDLEASEVEID